ggggccgcccGGGACGGAGCGGGGGCCGTCCCGGAGACCCCCTCTCCGTCCCGGGACCCCCGGGGGGGAACGCGGGGACCCCCGCCCGGGGGCAGCCACGCGGCCCCCCACGGGTTGTGCCTGGAGGACCCCCGCTGCCCCCCCGGTCCCCCTCCCCGGCCCCCGCTTCCCTCCTCGCAGCTGCATGCCTGCAGGGCCGGCTCTGCCCGcggctgccgccgccgccccgcgccccgccgctgTATCTCTGGCAAATAAAGACCCCGCTGAGGACAAACTGAGACAGCACCAGCGCCGCCTGCCCGCTCTCTCTGTGGGGCCGGGGCTCTGCCGCGCCTGCCGGCAGCACGGCGCTGAGCGAGACGCGGCGGGCTGGGAGCGGCAGCGCTGCACGGGCAGCGAGGGCAGCGGGAGCCGTGAGCGCCTGCCGCCGGGAAGGGTCCCGGGAAGGATCCCGGGTAGGATCCCGGGAAGGATCCCGGGTGTCGccgcggggcagggccgggcgggcggggcccCGGGGCA
This portion of the Motacilla alba alba isolate MOTALB_02 chromosome 12, Motacilla_alba_V1.0_pri, whole genome shotgun sequence genome encodes:
- the LOC119706163 gene encoding translation initiation factor IF-2-like; protein product: MPREAGQPPSAARPAALGGRRGAPRDTRACAGPRAGPPGTERGPSRRPPLRPGTPGGERGDPRPGAATRPPTGCAWRTPAAPPVPLPGPRFPPRSCMPAGPALPAAAAAAPRPAAVSLANKDPAEDKLRQHQRRLPALSVGPGLCRACRQHGAERDAAGWERQRCTGSEGSGSRERLPPGRVPGRIPGRIPGRIPGVAAGQGRAGGAPGQAPPTPTDPAPNTPDATPTRSSPALGPGAGSPEVTSGTGRKRRARGRV